The Corynebacterium comes genome window below encodes:
- a CDS encoding arylsulfatase → MTDSTIPPHARGYEDFGGTIGRTFADSIPAWPAERRAPEGSPNIVLVLLDDMGYSDISPFGAEIDTPHLARLAETGFRLTNYHTTPVCSPARAAALTGLNPHRAGFASVANSDPGYPGFRLELAEDVATLPEILRGHGYATYGIGKWHLTRDSLLNAAADKSTWPIQRGFDQYYGALEAFNSFFHPNQIVRDNTIIQREDTPEGYYLTDDYTDQALQYIKGLRASDSLKPFFLYFAHTAMHGPHGAKPEDIAKYRGTYGKGWDEVRRTRYEQQLAEGILPEGTQLPEAVGRLGRRIPEWESLDELTRDRYARYMEVYAAMVDNVDQNLGRITGLLEELGELDNTIIIFTSDNGGTAEGGAEGTRSYYSRFLHLPGVPADFDRDVDIDPNLIGGPRTMTHYPEGWANASNTPFRHYKGQTYAGGIRVPLIVSWPQGLAREADDDGIRTQYQYVTDLTPTLLELAGLPHPGTRRNLPAKEVDGASFASILPARDAPSTHPEQYTEFGGNRGFYREGWKIVADHEPGVPLDDGHWELYHVAEDPNELHDVAAEHPGKLRELAAGWEHAAWHNTVFPVDDRSSLSSALRRPAEAEFEKPVTLLPGTPKLERYRSSKLTTLRNFEVEVRLQFSPGDEGILVAHGDQGGGYALYIRNGHLYFVLNEYGRLHDVDAGPLEPGARRITLRTTLHPGFRAEHLVAVDGDTATRLRDVWALIGFAPFSGVDVGLNRGGPVHWGLHEEHGPFAYSGQLESVRYIPGDKAPYDPEVLATLERDTESAGD, encoded by the coding sequence ATGACAGACTCCACCATCCCTCCCCACGCCCGCGGTTACGAGGACTTCGGCGGCACCATCGGCCGCACCTTCGCGGACTCGATCCCCGCCTGGCCCGCCGAACGCCGTGCCCCGGAAGGCTCCCCGAACATTGTCCTGGTGCTTCTCGACGACATGGGCTACAGCGACATCAGCCCCTTCGGCGCCGAGATCGACACCCCCCACCTCGCCCGCCTGGCGGAGACGGGTTTCCGCCTGACCAACTACCACACCACCCCGGTGTGCTCCCCCGCCCGGGCCGCAGCCCTGACCGGCCTCAACCCGCACCGGGCAGGCTTCGCCAGCGTGGCAAACTCCGATCCCGGATACCCCGGTTTCCGGCTCGAACTCGCGGAAGACGTGGCCACCCTCCCCGAAATCCTCCGCGGCCACGGATACGCCACCTACGGCATCGGCAAATGGCACCTGACCCGCGACTCGCTGCTCAACGCCGCCGCCGACAAGTCCACCTGGCCCATCCAACGCGGTTTCGACCAGTACTACGGCGCCCTGGAGGCCTTCAACTCCTTCTTCCACCCCAATCAGATTGTCCGCGACAACACGATCATCCAGCGCGAGGACACCCCCGAGGGCTATTACCTGACCGATGACTACACCGATCAGGCACTCCAGTACATCAAGGGGCTGCGCGCCTCGGACTCCCTCAAACCCTTCTTCCTCTACTTCGCGCACACCGCGATGCACGGCCCGCACGGGGCGAAACCCGAGGACATCGCCAAGTACCGGGGAACCTACGGCAAGGGTTGGGATGAGGTCCGACGCACCAGGTATGAACAGCAGCTGGCGGAGGGCATTCTTCCTGAGGGCACGCAGCTGCCGGAGGCCGTGGGGCGACTCGGCCGGAGGATCCCGGAATGGGAGAGCCTCGATGAGCTGACCCGCGACCGCTACGCCCGCTACATGGAGGTCTACGCCGCCATGGTCGACAACGTCGACCAGAATCTGGGGCGCATCACCGGTCTCCTCGAGGAGCTCGGTGAACTGGACAACACCATCATCATCTTCACCTCCGACAACGGCGGTACCGCGGAGGGTGGCGCCGAAGGGACCCGTTCCTACTACTCGCGATTCCTCCACCTCCCGGGTGTTCCCGCCGACTTCGACCGTGACGTGGACATCGACCCGAACCTGATCGGCGGACCCCGGACGATGACGCACTACCCGGAGGGTTGGGCCAATGCCTCAAACACACCCTTCCGCCACTACAAGGGGCAGACCTATGCGGGTGGTATCCGAGTCCCGCTGATCGTCTCCTGGCCGCAGGGGCTCGCGCGTGAGGCCGACGACGATGGCATCCGCACCCAGTACCAGTACGTCACCGACCTCACCCCCACGCTGCTGGAGCTGGCCGGACTCCCCCACCCCGGGACCCGTCGGAACCTGCCTGCCAAGGAGGTCGACGGAGCCAGCTTCGCCTCCATCCTCCCCGCTCGTGACGCCCCGAGCACACATCCGGAGCAGTACACGGAGTTCGGAGGCAACCGGGGCTTCTACCGCGAGGGCTGGAAGATCGTGGCCGACCACGAACCGGGCGTGCCTCTTGACGACGGCCACTGGGAGCTCTACCACGTGGCCGAGGACCCCAACGAGCTCCACGATGTCGCCGCGGAGCATCCCGGGAAACTCCGTGAACTCGCCGCCGGCTGGGAACACGCGGCATGGCACAACACCGTCTTCCCGGTGGACGACAGATCCTCACTCTCGAGTGCACTGCGCAGACCTGCAGAGGCGGAGTTCGAGAAACCCGTCACCTTGTTGCCGGGAACCCCGAAACTGGAACGTTACCGCTCCTCGAAACTGACCACGCTGCGCAACTTCGAGGTGGAGGTGCGGCTGCAATTCTCACCCGGCGACGAGGGGATCCTCGTCGCCCACGGTGACCAGGGCGGTGGTTACGCCCTCTACATCAGAAACGGCCACCTCTACTTCGTGCTCAACGAATACGGCCGGCTCCATGACGTCGACGCCGGCCCGCTGGAGCCCGGCGCGCGGCGGATCACCCTGCGCACGACACTGCACCCGGGGTTCCGGGCCGAACACCTGGTCGCCGTCGACGGTGACACTGCGACGAGATTGCGGGACGTCTGGGCGCTGATCGGGTTCGCGCCGTTCAGCGGCGTCGATGTCGGCCTCAACCGCGGTGGTCCCGTCCACTGGGGCCTGCACGAGGAACACGGACCCTTCGCCTACAGCGGACAACTGGAGTCCGTGCGCTACATCCCCGGTGACAAGGCCCCCTATGACCCGGAGGTGTTGGCCACCCTGGAACGGGACACCGAGTCAGCCGGGGACTGA
- a CDS encoding RecB family exonuclease — protein MTSSVPRPLALSPSRASDYRQCPLLYRLRAIDRLPEPKTVPQVKGNLVHSVLEHMHAQPREERTYQAAVKQLKPHWARMAGEDAELDELVPSDSLMDFLVECRTLLRGYFEMENPQGFDAHAVEMYVNTVLPNGVPVRGFIDRVDVAPTGEVRVVDYKTGKKPLPRYSHDAQFQMRFYALVYWRLHGVIPHQLRLMYLKVLDSMFLTPSKEELEYFERDLGDLWAKIEGDGKAGRFRPTKSKLCGWCSFQSVCPEFGGNPPEYPGWPGSTAH, from the coding sequence ATGACCTCTTCCGTTCCCCGCCCGCTCGCCCTGTCCCCCTCCCGTGCCTCTGACTACCGGCAGTGCCCGCTGCTCTACCGGCTCCGGGCCATCGACCGGTTGCCGGAACCGAAGACGGTTCCCCAGGTGAAGGGCAATCTGGTCCACTCGGTACTCGAGCACATGCACGCCCAGCCGCGTGAGGAGCGTACCTATCAGGCCGCGGTGAAACAGCTCAAACCGCACTGGGCACGCATGGCCGGGGAGGACGCGGAGCTCGACGAGCTGGTGCCCTCGGACTCGCTCATGGACTTCCTCGTCGAGTGCCGCACCCTGCTGCGCGGCTATTTCGAGATGGAGAATCCCCAGGGTTTCGACGCCCACGCCGTGGAGATGTACGTCAACACCGTCCTGCCCAACGGCGTGCCGGTCCGCGGCTTCATCGACCGCGTCGACGTCGCACCCACCGGCGAGGTCCGCGTCGTCGACTACAAGACCGGCAAGAAGCCGTTGCCCCGTTACAGCCACGACGCCCAGTTCCAGATGCGTTTCTACGCTCTGGTGTACTGGCGTCTCCATGGCGTGATCCCCCACCAGCTGCGTCTGATGTACCTCAAGGTCCTCGACTCGATGTTCCTCACCCCCTCCAAGGAGGAACTCGAGTACTTCGAACGCGATCTGGGTGACCTGTGGGCGAAGATCGAGGGCGACGGCAAGGCCGGGCGCTTCCGCCCCACAAAGTCGAAGCTGTGCGGCTGGTGTTCCTTCCAGTCCGTCTGCCCCGAGTTCGGCGGAAACCCGCCGGAGTATCCGGGTTGGCCCGGCTCAACGGCGCACTAG
- a CDS encoding formate--tetrahydrofolate ligase, with product MAQPLTDVAIAQAHTLEPIEDIAARAGIPPEAVIPYGRNKAKVDITRLAPAQRRGKLILVTGISPTPAGEGKSTVLIGLTDAMTRLGKKAAAALREPSQGPVMGLKGGAAGGGYSQIVPMEEINLHFTGDFHAISAATNTLAAIVDNHVHQGNVLGIDSRRIVWQRCLDVNDRSLRDIVTGLGGPVHGTPRETGFTITAASEIMAVLCLATDLADLKERLSRLTVAFTFDNEPVTAGELGATGALAALMKEAINPNLVQTLGGTPAYVHGGPFANIAHGCNSLIATRVALQHADVVLTEAGFGSDLGAEKFFDIKARYGDLDVHGAVIVATIRSLKYNGGMPREELTREDLHHLKAGVKNLARHVSNIQQFGVTPVVAVNLFTSDTPSEREFMKAWAKDFHVPLAEVEVWAKGGEGAEDLARLVLDNLSKESTELYDPSEGVEKSIETIAKRIYRADRVEYSPRALKDLAVLKEHGWDRLPVCISKTQYSFSDDPTRLGTPTGHTLHVRELIPRTGAGFIVALTGAVMTMPGLPNRPAADGIDIDVNGKISGLF from the coding sequence ATGGCCCAACCTCTCACCGACGTAGCAATTGCCCAGGCCCACACCCTCGAGCCGATCGAGGACATCGCCGCCAGGGCGGGCATTCCTCCGGAGGCCGTCATCCCCTACGGCAGGAACAAGGCCAAGGTGGACATCACCCGCCTGGCCCCCGCGCAGCGCAGGGGAAAGCTCATCCTTGTCACCGGCATCTCCCCGACGCCGGCCGGCGAGGGCAAGTCCACCGTGCTCATCGGGCTGACCGACGCCATGACGCGGCTGGGCAAGAAGGCCGCGGCAGCACTCCGGGAGCCCTCGCAGGGTCCGGTGATGGGGCTGAAGGGTGGCGCCGCGGGTGGTGGCTACTCGCAGATCGTGCCGATGGAGGAGATCAACCTTCATTTCACCGGTGACTTCCACGCGATCTCCGCGGCCACCAACACCCTGGCTGCGATCGTGGACAACCACGTCCATCAGGGCAACGTCCTGGGCATCGACTCCCGCCGGATCGTGTGGCAGCGCTGCCTCGACGTCAACGACCGTTCCCTGCGCGACATCGTCACCGGCCTGGGCGGTCCGGTGCACGGCACCCCCCGCGAGACGGGCTTCACCATCACGGCGGCGTCGGAAATCATGGCTGTCCTGTGCCTCGCCACCGACCTCGCGGACCTCAAGGAGCGCCTGAGCCGTCTGACCGTCGCCTTCACCTTCGACAACGAGCCGGTCACCGCGGGTGAACTCGGCGCCACCGGCGCTCTGGCTGCACTGATGAAGGAGGCCATCAACCCCAATCTCGTGCAGACCCTGGGCGGCACCCCCGCCTACGTCCACGGCGGCCCCTTCGCCAACATCGCGCACGGCTGCAACTCGCTGATCGCCACCCGGGTGGCCCTCCAGCATGCGGATGTGGTGCTCACGGAGGCCGGGTTCGGTTCCGACCTGGGTGCGGAGAAGTTCTTCGACATCAAGGCCCGCTACGGTGACCTGGACGTTCACGGCGCAGTGATCGTCGCGACGATCCGGTCGCTGAAGTACAACGGCGGCATGCCCCGGGAGGAACTGACCCGCGAGGACCTGCACCACCTGAAGGCCGGGGTGAAGAACCTCGCCCGCCACGTCTCCAACATCCAGCAGTTCGGCGTGACCCCGGTGGTGGCGGTCAACCTGTTCACCTCGGACACCCCGTCGGAGCGCGAGTTCATGAAGGCGTGGGCGAAGGACTTCCACGTCCCACTCGCCGAGGTCGAGGTCTGGGCGAAGGGCGGCGAAGGCGCCGAGGACCTGGCCCGCCTGGTTCTGGACAATCTCTCGAAGGAGTCGACGGAGCTCTACGACCCTTCGGAGGGCGTGGAAAAATCCATCGAGACCATCGCGAAGCGCATCTACCGCGCCGACCGCGTCGAATACTCGCCCCGGGCGCTGAAGGATCTGGCGGTGCTCAAGGAACACGGCTGGGACCGCCTGCCGGTGTGCATCTCCAAGACGCAGTACTCCTTCAGCGACGACCCCACCCGGCTGGGCACCCCGACCGGCCACACCCTGCACGTTCGTGAGCTCATTCCGCGCACCGGCGCGGGTTTCATCGTGGCACTGACCGGTGCTGTGATGACCATGCCGGGCCTGCCGAACAGGCCGGCCGCCGACGGCATCGACATCGACGTCAACGGAAAGATCTCGGGCCTGTTCTAG
- a CDS encoding anaerobic C4-dicarboxylate transporter — protein sequence MLLALQIIIVLGAIVLGARLGSIAIGFAGGLGVLLLSVTGVPVTAEDIPFDVIGIIMCVIAAISAMQRAGGMDYLVHVAERFLRRNPRQITLWAPVVTWLMTVFAGTGHTAFSTLPVIIEVAKEGGVRPSRPLSIAVIASQMAIVASPISAAVVFMASVLEPLGVSYLTLLGIMIPATFLSIFPTALLTNRMGKELIDDPVYRDRLAKGLVREPKGPGNWQPRPGAKASVWIFLAAILAVMGYATAISEQVGLISEPTLPRNEAIMAIMLAAAAVMVLTLRIPADEILKTQVFRSGMSASICVLGVAWLGTTFINHYIDEIQVLAGDVLSASPWLLAVVLFFAASLLYSQAATAKALIPAALAIGVAPLTAVAAFPAVSALFVLPTYPTLLAAVEMDDTGSTRIGKFVFDHPFLIPGMVNITLSVLLAYGIGAVLI from the coding sequence ATGCTCCTAGCCCTCCAGATCATCATCGTCCTGGGCGCCATCGTTCTCGGCGCCCGACTGGGCTCCATCGCCATCGGTTTCGCCGGTGGCCTGGGCGTCCTTCTCCTCAGCGTGACCGGTGTGCCGGTCACCGCCGAAGACATCCCCTTCGACGTCATCGGCATCATCATGTGCGTCATCGCCGCGATCTCCGCGATGCAGCGTGCCGGCGGCATGGACTACCTCGTCCACGTCGCCGAGCGTTTCCTGCGCCGCAATCCGAGGCAGATCACCCTGTGGGCCCCGGTGGTCACCTGGCTGATGACCGTCTTCGCGGGCACCGGGCACACCGCGTTCTCCACACTCCCGGTCATCATCGAGGTGGCCAAGGAGGGCGGCGTCCGTCCGTCCCGTCCCCTGTCCATCGCGGTCATCGCCTCCCAGATGGCGATCGTCGCCTCGCCGATATCCGCCGCAGTCGTGTTCATGGCCTCCGTCCTCGAACCCCTCGGTGTCAGCTACCTCACCCTGCTGGGGATCATGATCCCGGCGACGTTCCTCTCCATCTTCCCGACGGCCCTGCTCACCAACCGCATGGGCAAGGAGCTCATCGACGACCCCGTCTACCGGGACCGCCTGGCCAAGGGCCTGGTCCGCGAGCCGAAGGGCCCGGGCAACTGGCAGCCCCGGCCCGGCGCGAAGGCGTCGGTGTGGATCTTCCTCGCCGCCATCCTGGCGGTCATGGGCTACGCCACGGCCATCTCCGAGCAGGTCGGGCTCATCTCCGAGCCGACCCTGCCGCGTAACGAGGCCATCATGGCCATCATGCTCGCCGCCGCCGCCGTCATGGTCCTGACCCTCCGCATCCCGGCGGACGAGATCCTCAAGACCCAGGTGTTCCGTTCCGGCATGTCCGCCTCGATCTGTGTGCTGGGTGTCGCCTGGCTGGGCACCACCTTCATCAACCACTACATCGATGAGATCCAGGTCCTGGCCGGTGACGTCCTCTCCGCCAGCCCGTGGCTGCTCGCCGTGGTCCTCTTCTTCGCCGCCTCGCTGCTGTACTCCCAGGCCGCGACCGCCAAGGCACTCATCCCGGCTGCCCTGGCCATCGGCGTCGCCCCGCTCACCGCGGTCGCCGCCTTCCCCGCCGTGTCCGCACTGTTCGTCCTCCCCACCTACCCGACTCTGCTGGCGGCTGTGGAGATGGACGACACCGGCTCGACCCGCATCGGTAAGTTCGTCTTCGACCACCCCTTCCTCATCCCCGGCATGGTCAACATCACCCTGTCCGTCCTGCTGGCCTACGGCATCGGCGCGGTGCTCATCTGA